Proteins from a single region of Meles meles chromosome 10, mMelMel3.1 paternal haplotype, whole genome shotgun sequence:
- the LOC123951918 gene encoding 40S ribosomal protein S27-like, with the protein MPLAKDLLHPSPEEEKRKHKKRLVQSPNSYFMDVKCPGCYKITTVFSHAQTVVLCIGCSTVLCQPTGGKARLTEGCSFRQKQH; encoded by the coding sequence ATGCCCCTCGCGAAGGACCTCCTGCACCCGTCCCcggaagaggagaagaggaagcacaAGAAGCGCCTGGTGCAGAGCCCCAACTCCTACTTCATGGACGTGAAGTGCCCGGGATGCTACAAGATCACCACCGTCTTCAGCCACGCGCAGACGGTAGTGCTGTGCATCGGCTGCTCCACTGTGCTCTGCCAGCCCACGGGAGGGAAGGCGAGGCTTACAGAAGGATGCTCCTTCAGGCAGAAGCAGCACTGA